Below is a window of Hydrogenimonas sp. SS33 DNA.
TATGAGGGGTACGAAATCGTCATCACCGAAGAGGTGGTGAAAAAGGGCGCGGAGCCGCTCCGCATCAAAAAAACGAAAAAGAGCGCGTAAATGTTTCTCGACAAACTGATCGGAGTCTTCTCCAACGATATGGCGATCGACCTGGGGACCGCCAACACCCTGGTCCTGGTCAAAGGGGAGGGGATCATTATCAACGAACCCTCCGTCGTGGCGATCCAGAGTGACAAACACGGCCATGAAAAGGTGCTGGCCGTCGGGCATGAGGCGAAGGAGATGGTGGGCAAGACCCCCGGCAACATCCGGGCGGTGCGGCCTATGAAGGACGGGGTCATCGCCGACTTCGACATCACCGAAAAGATGATCCGCTACTTTATCGAGAAGGCCCACCACCGCACCGCCTTCATCCGTCCCCGCATCATCGTCTGCGTCCCCTTCGGCCTGACCCAGGTGGAGCGCAAGGCGGTCCGGGAGTCGGCGCTGAGCGCGGGTGCCAGGGAGGTCTTTCTCATCGAAGAGCCGATGGCGGCGGCCATCGGTGCGGGCCTGCCGGTAAAAGAGCCCCACGGCAACCTGGTCGTCGACATCGGCGGCGGCACCACGGAGATCGGCGTCGTCTCCCTGGGCGGCCTCGTCATCTCCAAATCGATCCGCACCGCCGGG
It encodes the following:
- a CDS encoding rod shape-determining protein, translating into MFLDKLIGVFSNDMAIDLGTANTLVLVKGEGIIINEPSVVAIQSDKHGHEKVLAVGHEAKEMVGKTPGNIRAVRPMKDGVIADFDITEKMIRYFIEKAHHRTAFIRPRIIVCVPFGLTQVERKAVRESALSAGAREVFLIEEPMAAAIGAGLPVKEPHGNLVVDIGGGTTEIGVVSLGGLVISKSIRTAGDKIDQAIADYVKRKYNLLIGDRVAEEIKIEVGSALPLNEERTMMINGRDQVSGLLNSIELTSEDAREAMKEPLREIGEALKDILEQTPPDLAGDIVENGIVLTGGGALIRMLDKYLSEIVKLPVYVADEPLLAVAKGTGRALEEIDLLQQLSYD